In a genomic window of Quercus lobata isolate SW786 chromosome 4, ValleyOak3.0 Primary Assembly, whole genome shotgun sequence:
- the LOC115983319 gene encoding F-box/kelch-repeat protein At3g06240-like has translation MSDYLPEEVVLEILHRLPVKSLIRFRCVSKSWNSLITTPAFINSHLTRSHTLLSNSNKLIVRHCLDKPYVEHYKLIDDSNDSFDQIQSIELPLTSRRIQHFRLIGSANGLFSLFEQERFILWNPSIRKFITLPKPCITVKAHGLLTCRPAFGFDPRTNDYKVVRIAFPPLIEAYSLNEDSWKLTSASFPPGIGLSDWHRPAASLGGAVHFAVYDKDNRSRPLILSFDLGDEVFRLMSLPNCAFSWSNIQTSVIGGSLSLLVYDNRFVASRRCAIWVMKEYGVVDSWTKLLTVDFSKEIIGVLCLQKNGNILVEAKLPSDWELSSYDPKSQHVKSLGICGRPHYFHVDNYVENLVLLDKPNDAVSKRRACRKRKCRLTSDRDMPATRGKTPTTRDTTTCECIRATTGHNTSTTDNNTSTRGLYKRQYYTMGERSSYKRRCCMNWRR, from the exons ATGTCAGACTATCTCCCAGAGGAAGTGGTGCTGGAAATACTGCACAGACTACCCGTCAAATCCCTAATTCGATTCAGGTGCGTTTCAAAATCATGGAACTCTCTAATCACAACCCCTGCCTTCATCAATTCCCATCTCACTCGATCACATACACTTCTCTCCAATTCCAACAAATTAATCGTTAGGCACTGCCTCGATAAACCCTACGTAGAGCACTACAAATTAATTGACGATAGCAATGACTCGTTTGATCAAATTCAAAGCATCGAGTTACCACTCACGAGTCGCCGTATCCAACATTTTAGGTTAATTGGTTCCGCGAATGGATTGTTCAGTCTTTTTGAACAAGAGCGCTTTATTCTTTGGAATCCCTCTATTAGAAAATTTATCACCCTTCCAAAACCTTGTATTACTGTCAAAGCGCACGGCCTCCTTACGTGTCGTCCGGCATTCGGGTTTGATCCGCGGACTAATGATTATAAGGTGGTGAGAATTGCATTTCCACCTCTAATTGAGGCTTACTCTCTTAATGAGGACTCTTGGAAATTAACTAGTGCCTCTTTTCCGCCGGGTATTGGTTTATCTGATTGGCATAGACCCGCAGCTTCTTTAGGTGGGGCTGTCCATTTTGCGGTATATGATAAGGACAATCGCAGTCGTCCGTTAATTTTGTCGTTTGATTTGGGTGATGAGGTTTTCCGCTTGATGTCATTGCCAAATTGTGCATTCAGTTGGAGTAATATTCAAACCTCGGTAATTGGGGGATCGCTTTCTCTGTTAGTTTATGATAATAGGTTTGTAGCCAGCAGACGTTGTGCCATTTGGGTGATGAAAGAGTATGGCGTTGTTGATTCTTGGACTAAATTGTTAACCGTTGATTTCAGCAAAGAAATTATAGGGGTGTTATGTCTCCAGAAGAATGGCAATATATTAGTGGAGGCAAAACTACCAAGTGATTGGGAGCTCTCTTCATATGACCCTAAGAGCCAACATGTTAAGAGTTTGGGGATTTGTGGGAGGCCGCACTATTTTCATGTTGATAATTATGTGGAGAACCTTGTCTTACTTGACAAACCGAATGATGCAGTTTCCAAAAGGAGAGCGTGCAGGAAGAGGAAATGCAG GTTGACTTCAGACAGAGATATGCCAGCTACAAGAGGCAAAACACCTACTACAAGAGATACTACAACATGCGAGTGTATACGAGCTACCACTGGACATAATACATCAACAACAGACAATAATACATCAACAAGAGGCCTCTACAAGAGGCAATACTACACGATGGGAGAGCGCTCCAGCTACAAGAGGCGTTGCTGTATGAATTGGAGACGATAA
- the LOC115983199 gene encoding F-box/kelch-repeat protein At3g23880-like: protein MSDYLPEEVVLEILHRLPVKSLIRFRCVSKSWNSLITTPAFINSHFSSNSSNSNKLIVRHCVDKPYLEHYKLIDDNNDSSSDQIQHIDFPLTSSRINHFMLIGSVNGLFSLFELERYVLWNPSIRKFITLPNPCITVKTHGRVKCRSAFGFDPRTNDYKVVRIAFRCGTKRIEEAKVPLVEVYSLNEGSWRITSAGDSFSPGISFDDWGRPSASLNGAVHFVGKDRDDNFCPLVLSFDLGDEVFREISVPNGAFCTSDYVHTSVIGGSLSLLCHDTYRHTVNNCCSIWVMKEYGVVDSWTKLFTVNLYGGLIRVLGLQKNGNILVEAELPLHWELSSYDPKSEQVKNLGICGRPYYFCVDNYMENLVLLDKPNDAVSKRGVSRKRKCRDKLDSSQHFSFCLLTSDEARVHLLQEAREQQQEVVQLEETVRQRQEAMLYQQEAIQQQMERMAYFKSQLEKAANFKSRLAHLIQRLGGPGWRHI, encoded by the exons ATGTCAGACTATCTCCCAGAGGAAGTGGTGCTGGAAATTCTGCACAGACTTCCCGTCAAATCCCTTATCCGATTCAGGTGCGTTTCTAAATCATGGAACTCTCTAATTACAACCCCTGCCTTCATCAATTCCCACTTTTCCTCCAATTCTTCCAACTCAAACAAATTAATTGTTAGGCACTGCGTTGATAAACCCTATTTAGAGCACTACAAATTAATTGACGATAACAATGACTCCTCATCTGATCAAATTCAACACATTGATTTCCCACTAACGAGTAGTCGTATAAACCATTTTATGTTAATCGGTTCCGTGAACGGATTGTTCAGTCTTTTTGAACTAGAGCGCTATGTTCTTTGGAATCCCTCTATTAGAAAATTTATAACCCTTCCAAACCCTTGCATTACTGTCAAGACGCACGGCCGCGTTAAGTGTCGTTCGGCATTCGGGTTTGATCCACGGACTAATGATTATAAGGTGGTGAGGATTGCATTTCGATGCGGAACTAAAAGGATTGAAGAGGCCAAAGTGCCTCTGGTCGAGGTTTACTCTCTTAATGAGGGATCTTGGAGAATAACAAGTGCTGGCGACTCTTTTTCACCCGGGATTAGTTTTGATGACTGGGGGCGACCATCAGCTTCTTTAAATGGGGCTGTCCATTTTGTAGGGAAGGATAGGGATGATAACTTTTGTCCATTAGTTTTGTCATTTGACTTAGGTGATGAGGTTTTTCGTGAGATATCAGTGCCAAATGGTGCATTCTGTACGAGTGATTATGTTCATACCTCAGTAATTGGAGGATCGCTTTCTCTTTTATGTCATGATACTTATAGGCACACAGTGAACAACTGCTGTTCCATTTGGGTGATGAAAGAGTACGGTGTTGTTGATTCTTGGACTAAACTATTCACTGTTAATCTTTACGGAGGACTTATAAGGGTATTAGGTCTACAGAAGAATGGTAATATATTAGTAGAGGCAGAACTACCACTTCATTGGGAGCTATCTTCATATGACCCCAAGAGCGAACAAGTTAAGAATTTGGGAATTTGTGGGAGACCATACTATTTTTGTGTTGATAATTATATGGAGAACCTTGTCTTGCTTGACAAACCAAATGATGCAGTTTCCAAAAGGGGAGTGAGCAGGAAGAGGAAATGCAGAGATAAGCTTGATTCAAGTCAACATTTCAGCTTTTGCTT GTTGACATCTGATGAAGCTAGAGTACACCTGCTACAGGAGGCAAGAGAACAGCAACAAGAGGTAGTACAACTCGAAGAGACAGTACGCCAGCGACAAGAGGCAATGCTATATCAACAAGAGGCAATACAACAGCAGATGGAGAGAATGGCCTATTTTAAATCACAATTGGAGAAAGCGGCCAATTTTAAATCAAGATTGGCCCATTTGATTCAGCGATTAGGGGGGCCAG GCTGGAGACATATTTAG
- the LOC115983915 gene encoding F-box protein At3g07870-like translates to MSDYLPEEVVLEIVQRLPVKSLIQFRCVSKSWNSLITSSVFINSHLARSLSLPSNSNNLIVRHCVDRPHVEHYKLIDDNSDSFDQIQSIEFPLTSRRIQHFVLIGSANGLFSLHEHEHFILWNPSIRKFITLPKPCITVKTHGKVTCRLAFGSDPRTNDYKVVRIAFPNRTDMSEEAKPPVIEIYSLNEGSWRITSATFPQGISFSDWCRPAAPLNGAVHFAVHDNYKPSCQLVLSFDLGDEVFRLISLPNGAFGWSDVHTLVIGGSLSLLCYDTRKNTVNKCCSIWVMKEYGVVDSWTKQFTINLNGGKIIRVLGLQGNGNILVEANAPFGWELSSYDPKSEQVKNLGICGRPYYFCDDNYVENLVLLNKPNDTVSKRRVSRKRKCRLTSDEEERLLQKARHLLQEAIQEEESECQFQQEIVHQHEVIIHQQETMLMTLQGAMTHNERVCQQQEAFLCKQATILQEQMEKIAILISKMEKMDTVKSKVVFIIQELRGQAEVETILQQQMEKMTFLKSQLERMDTIKSKVLFLIQQFRGQAGDVFSGAGDQSLTLVQQRSSSAVTLTRELMQLEVLKEIWGCI, encoded by the exons ATGTCAGACTATCTCCCAGAGGAAGTGGTGCTGGAAATTGTACAGAGACTTCCCGTCAAATCCCTAATTCAATTCAGGTGCGTTTCAAAATCATGGAACTCTCTAATTACAAGCTCTGTCTTCATCAATTCCCATCTCGCTCGATCACTTTCACTTCCCTCCAACTCCAACAATTTAATTGTTAGGCACTGCGTTGATAGGCCTCATGTAGAGCATTACAAATTAATTGACGATAACAGTGACTCATTTGATCAAATTCAAAGCATTGAGTTCCCACTTACGAGTCGTCGTATCCAACATTTTGTGTTAATTGGTTCCGCGAATGGCTTGTTCAGTCTTCATGAACACGAGCACTTTATTCTTTGGAATCCCTCTATCAGAAAATTTATTACCCTTCCAAAGCCTTGCATTACTGTCAAGACACACGGCAAAGTTACATGTCGTTTAGCATTCGGGTCTGATCCGCGAACTAATGATTATAAGGTGGTGAGGATTGCATTTCCAAATAGAACTGATATGTCTGAAGAGGCCAAACCACCTGTAATAGAGATTTATTCTCTCAATGAGGGCTCTTGGAGAATAACTAGTGCCACTTTTCCGCAGGGTATTAGTTTTTCTGATTGGTGTCGACCGGCAGCTCCTTTAAATGGGGCTGTCCATTTTGCGGTACATGATAATTACAAACCCAGTTGCCAATTAGTCTTGTCATTTGATTTGGGTGATGAGGTTTTTCGCTTGATATCATTGCCAAATGGTGCATTTGGGTGGAGTGATGTTCATACCTTAGTAATTGGGGGATCTCTTTCTCTATTATGTTATGATACTCGTAAAAACACGGTCAACAAATGCTGTTCCATTTGGGTGATGAAAGAGTATGGCGTTGTTGATTCTTGGACTAAACAGTTCACCATTAATCTCAATGGAGGAAAAATTATAAGGGTATTAGGTCTCCAAGGGAATGGTAATATATTAGTAGAGGCAAACGCACCATTTGGTTGGGAGCTTTCTTCATATGACCCTAAGAGTGAACAAGTTAAGAATTTGGGGATTTGTGGTAGGCCATACTATTTTTGTGATGATAATTATGTGGAGAACCTTGTCTTACTCAACAAACCAAATGACACAGTTTCCAAAAGGAGAGTGAGCAGGAAGAGGAAATGCAG ATTGACTTCAGATGAAGAAGAGAGACTGCTACAAAAGGCAAGGCACCTGCTACAAGAGGCAATACAAGAAGAAGAGAGTGAATGCCAGTTTCAACAGGAAATAGTACATCAGCACGAAGTAATAATACATCAACAAGAGACAATGCTAATGACTCTTCAAGGGGCAATGACACACAATGAGAGAGTATGTCAGCAACAAGAGGCATTTCTGTGTAAACAAGCGACCATACTACAAGAGCAGATGGAGAAAATAGCCATTTTAATatcaaaaatggagaaaatggataCTGTAAAATCAAAAGTGGTCTTTATAATTCAAGAATTAAGGGGCCAG GCTGAAGTAGAGACAATACTACAACAGCAGATGGAGAAAATGACCTTTTTAAAATCACAATTGGAGAGAATGGACACTATAAAATCAAAAGTGCTATTTTTGATTCAACAATTCAGGGGCCAG GCTGGGGACGTGTTTAGTGGTGCTGGAGATCAAAGCTTAACACTAGTGCAACAAAGATCCTCTTCTGCAG TGACATTAACCAGAGAATTGATGCAATTGGAAGTGTTAAAGGAAATTTGGGGATGCATATAG